In Macrotis lagotis isolate mMagLag1 chromosome 8, bilby.v1.9.chrom.fasta, whole genome shotgun sequence, a single genomic region encodes these proteins:
- the LOC141495839 gene encoding acyl-coenzyme A amino acid N-acyltransferase 1-like has protein sequence MFQLIITPETALADEPLCIRATGLNPFQLVTLKASLTDEKGKLFQSRAFYKADEAGNIDLEQAAALGGDYMGIHPMGLFWSLKPVNPFRRLLKQDVINSPFYIQLDLYDSLLLEDSSKVQPKASRMIERWFSGPGLQRIPIREGRVRGAFFLPPGEGPFPGIIDLFGGIGGLIEFRASLLASRGFGVLALAYFAYEDLPSSLEEIDLEYFEEAANMLMHHPKIHKTGIGVISLCKGAEIGLAMAVHLEQVTATICINGTNAIHETQCKYRDLVIKPIPHQKEYTQIHVSGAINFRHIKGDPQADVNQQSILRVEKAQGHILFIVGEKDECLNSKVYAEQAMEQLRRNGKSNGTLLSYPGAGHLIEPPYSPLCFASWNPFFSRPLLWGGDSGYHAVAQEHSWKEIQKFFRCHLTPSSSKL, from the exons ATGTTCCAGCTGATAATCACCCCAGAAACAGCTCTTGCTGATGAGCCGCTGTGCATCAGAGCAACTGGACTTAACCCTTTTCAGCTGGTAACTCTCAAGGCATCATTGACAGATGAAAAAGGAAAGCTCTTCCAGTCTCGAGCTTTCTATAAGGCTGATGAAGCTGGCAACATAGACCTAGAGCAAGCAGCTGCTCTTGGGGGTGACTATATGGGCATCCATCCCATGGGTCTCTTCTGGTCCTTGAAGCCTGTGAATCCATTTCGGCGATTACTGAAGCAGGATGTAATAAATAGCCCTTTTTACATACAACTCGACCTCTATGATTCCTTACTTTTGGAGGATTCTTCCAAGGTTCAACCAAAGGCTAGTCGGATGATCGAACGTTGGTTCTCAGGCCCTGGACTGCAGCGGATCCCAATTAGAGAAGGTAGAGTTCGAGGagccttctttcttcctccag GAGAAGGCCCTTTTCCAGGGATAATTGATTTATTTGGTGGCATTGGTGGCCTCATTGAATTTCGGGCCAGTCTCTTGGCCAGCCGTGGCTTTGGTGTATTGGCCTTGGCATATTTTGCCTATGAAGACCTGCCTAGCAGTTTAGAGGAAATAGACCTGGAATATTTTGAGGAAGCTGCCAATATGCTAATGCATCACCCAAAG ATCCACAAGACAGGGATTGGTGTCATCTCATTATGTAAAGGTGCAGAGATTGGACTGGCCATGGCAGTGCACCTGGAACAGGTTACAGCCACCATCTGCATCAATGGGACCAACGCCATCCATGAGACCCAGTGCAAATACAGGGATCTTGTCATCAAACCAATCCCCCACCAGAAGGAGTACACCCAGATACATGTGTCAGGGGCAATAAATTTTCGTCACATTAAAGGAGACCCTCAAGCCGATGTCAACCAACAGAGTATCCTTCGTGTAGAAAAGGCACAAGGCCATATTCTTTTCATTGTGGGAGAGAAAGATGAATGTCTTAATAGCAAAGTTTATGCTGAGCAAGCCATGGAGCAGTTGAGGAGAAATGGGAAAAGCAATGGAACTCTGCTTTCCTACCCTGGAGCTGGGCACCTGATAGAGCCTCCCTATTCTCCACTGTGCTTTGCCTCATGGAACCCTTTCTTCTCAAGACCCCTTCTGTGGGGAGGTGATAGTGGCTACCATGCAGTGGCCCAGGAACACTCTTGGAAAGAGATCCAGAAATTCTTCAGATGCCACCTCACTCCTTCTAGTAGTAAACTCTGA